In one window of Burkholderia sp. NRF60-BP8 DNA:
- a CDS encoding MFS transporter, whose product MPDRSRIAAVYLLGFAIDLANMFMLNAAYPALQRELHASVAQLAWVGNMYVLGLTVVIPFGTWLARRCGERRVFGASLLLFGLGSAGVGAAPSIDALLVWRLVQGLGGGLLIPVGQTIAYRAYPPHAHARLTSIVMMVALLVPALSPAIGGAIVDRGSWRAIFFAMVPIAAATGALALAWLPRDGARERPPRLDWRGLGLSAATLVALLLGLTAAGQSGGTAFSFAMLAAAAAASIGYVRHARRATSPLLDLRLLAQPWLRTGVVIYLCVPGVFTGVNLVASLYLQNALALSAAHVGALMLPWAIAAFFAIATTRCCFPRHGAKPLFACGIAIDCVGIALLATPWAHVEALRVVAFVAMGFGASLCTSASQSAAFADVPPDRMGDASALWNINRQLSFCVGVAVLGSALNALLALDAGPSSPAPYRWCFGLAMLLTFLPLGCVVRLPAHRTPAVQAVSSRPENLRT is encoded by the coding sequence ATGCCCGACCGCTCCAGAATCGCCGCCGTCTATCTGCTCGGATTCGCGATCGATCTCGCGAACATGTTCATGCTGAACGCCGCGTATCCGGCGCTGCAGCGCGAGCTGCACGCATCGGTCGCGCAGCTTGCGTGGGTCGGCAACATGTACGTGCTCGGGCTGACCGTCGTGATTCCGTTCGGCACGTGGCTGGCGCGTCGCTGCGGCGAGCGGCGCGTGTTCGGCGCATCGTTGCTGCTGTTCGGGCTCGGCAGCGCGGGCGTCGGTGCGGCGCCGTCGATCGACGCGCTGCTCGTGTGGCGGCTGGTCCAGGGGCTGGGCGGCGGGCTGCTGATTCCGGTCGGCCAGACGATCGCCTATCGCGCGTATCCGCCGCACGCCCACGCGCGGCTCACGTCGATCGTGATGATGGTCGCATTGCTCGTGCCGGCGTTGTCGCCCGCGATCGGCGGCGCGATCGTCGATCGCGGATCGTGGCGTGCGATCTTCTTCGCCATGGTGCCGATTGCGGCTGCGACCGGTGCGCTCGCGCTGGCATGGCTGCCGCGCGACGGCGCACGCGAGCGGCCTCCGCGGCTCGACTGGCGTGGGCTCGGCCTGAGCGCGGCGACGCTGGTCGCGCTGCTGCTGGGGCTTACCGCGGCGGGGCAGTCCGGCGGAACGGCGTTTTCGTTCGCGATGCTGGCGGCCGCGGCGGCCGCCAGCATCGGTTATGTGCGACACGCGCGCCGTGCGACCTCCCCGCTGCTCGACCTGCGTCTGCTCGCGCAACCGTGGTTGCGGACCGGCGTGGTGATCTATCTCTGCGTGCCGGGCGTCTTTACCGGCGTCAATCTCGTCGCGTCGCTGTACCTGCAGAACGCCCTCGCATTGAGCGCCGCGCATGTCGGCGCGTTGATGCTGCCGTGGGCGATCGCAGCGTTCTTCGCGATCGCGACGACACGCTGCTGTTTTCCGCGCCACGGCGCGAAGCCATTGTTCGCGTGCGGAATCGCGATCGATTGTGTCGGCATCGCGTTGCTCGCGACGCCGTGGGCGCACGTCGAAGCCCTGCGCGTCGTGGCGTTCGTCGCGATGGGATTCGGCGCCAGCCTGTGCACGAGTGCGTCGCAAAGCGCGGCATTCGCCGATGTGCCGCCCGATCGGATGGGCGATGCGAGCGCGCTCTGGAACATCAACCGCCAATTGAGCTTTTGTGTCGGCGTGGCCGTGCTCGGCAGCGCGCTGAATGCGTTGCTGGCCCTCGATGCAGGCCCGTCGTCGCCGGCCCCGTACCGCTGGTGCTTCGGGCTGGCGATGCTGCTGACGTTTCTGCCGCTCGGCTGCGTCGTGCGGCTTCCCGCGCATCGCACGCCGGCCGTGCAAGCCGTTTCATCCCGCCCTGAGAACCTGAGAACCTGA
- a CDS encoding LysR family transcriptional regulator → MVSLDRFVVFRAVVEAGSFTAAATALNQARAAVSFNIKQLEAELGVTLLTRTTRRVELTDAGERFYRRCLRVLDEAEGAIDEVRGEHGGMEGILRVTSTVEYAARILAPALHAFTARHPALRVRLETHTSQADLVRDRFDVAIRLGRHEHFRDLPYRGVCLGTYDVLPVMAPDLPARTGVPQPASPDALARLPQLGHSRLERIAEWTLTDRAGNEHAFRPHAKPRIVVDNASVLCELARQGSGVALLPEWLVRDDLASGALVDALPAYRFPRQNVYALYVATRHVPQKVRAWVDFMKAQLQQTH, encoded by the coding sequence ATGGTGAGCCTCGATCGTTTCGTCGTCTTCCGCGCCGTGGTCGAGGCGGGCTCGTTCACGGCCGCCGCGACCGCGCTGAACCAGGCACGCGCGGCCGTCAGCTTCAACATCAAGCAGCTCGAAGCCGAGCTCGGCGTGACGCTGCTCACGCGCACCACGCGGCGCGTCGAGCTGACCGATGCCGGCGAGCGGTTCTACCGACGCTGCCTACGCGTGCTCGACGAAGCCGAAGGCGCGATCGACGAGGTGCGCGGCGAACATGGCGGGATGGAGGGCATCCTGCGCGTGACGTCGACGGTCGAATATGCGGCACGCATCCTCGCCCCGGCGCTGCATGCATTTACCGCGCGGCATCCGGCGTTGCGCGTCCGGCTCGAAACGCATACGTCACAGGCGGACCTCGTGCGCGACCGCTTCGACGTCGCGATCCGGCTCGGCCGCCACGAGCACTTTCGCGACCTGCCGTATCGCGGCGTCTGCCTCGGCACGTACGACGTGCTGCCCGTGATGGCGCCCGACCTGCCGGCGCGCACCGGCGTTCCGCAACCGGCGTCGCCGGACGCTTTGGCGCGCCTGCCGCAGCTCGGCCACAGTCGGCTCGAACGAATCGCGGAATGGACGCTCACCGATCGCGCGGGCAACGAGCATGCGTTCCGGCCGCACGCGAAACCGCGCATCGTCGTCGACAACGCGTCGGTGCTGTGCGAACTGGCGCGCCAGGGCAGCGGCGTCGCGCTGCTGCCCGAATGGCTCGTGCGCGACGATCTCGCCAGCGGTGCGCTGGTCGACGCGCTGCCCGCATACCGCTTTCCGCGGCAAAACGTCTACGCGTTGTACGTCGCGACGCGGCACGTGCCGCAGAAAGTGCGCGCGTGGGTGGATTTCATGAAGGCGCAATTGCAGCAGACACACTGA
- a CDS encoding cupin domain-containing protein, producing the protein MPHTRGEVDVIAAGTSRFVVDGRECDVVIGDALFVRAHAGHRFTGFSDDFSTWVFSFFCGAEDRERGA; encoded by the coding sequence ATGCCGCATACGCGCGGCGAGGTTGACGTGATCGCCGCCGGCACGTCGCGCTTCGTCGTCGACGGACGCGAATGCGACGTCGTGATCGGCGACGCGCTGTTCGTGCGCGCGCACGCCGGCCATCGCTTCACCGGCTTCTCCGACGATTTCTCGACATGGGTGTTCTCGTTCTTTTGCGGCGCCGAAGACCGCGAACGCGGCGCGTGA
- a CDS encoding glutathione S-transferase has translation MRYELYYWPEIQGRGEYVRLALEAAEADYVDVARESGRGMGVSAMMRMMDSTKAECVPFAPPFLKAGDVVVGQTANILLFLGARLGLAPDDEAGRLWVHQIQLTAADFITEIHDTHHPIGSGLYYEDQKAEAAERAADFLENRLPKFLGYFDRVLEQNPHENGYIAGNALSYADLTMFQLIEGLRYAFPKAMKRAERKIAALVALHDRVAQHPPVARYLESERRIPFNDMGIFRHYPELDK, from the coding sequence ATGCGATACGAACTCTATTACTGGCCCGAGATCCAGGGACGCGGCGAATACGTGCGGCTCGCGCTCGAGGCGGCCGAAGCCGACTATGTCGACGTCGCGCGCGAATCGGGGCGCGGCATGGGCGTGTCGGCGATGATGCGCATGATGGACAGCACGAAAGCGGAATGCGTGCCGTTCGCGCCGCCGTTCCTGAAGGCGGGCGACGTGGTCGTCGGACAGACCGCGAACATCCTGCTGTTTCTCGGCGCGCGGCTCGGGCTCGCGCCCGACGACGAAGCCGGCCGGCTGTGGGTCCACCAGATCCAGCTGACCGCCGCCGATTTCATCACCGAGATCCACGACACGCACCATCCGATCGGCAGCGGCCTGTACTACGAGGATCAGAAAGCGGAAGCGGCCGAGCGCGCGGCCGATTTCCTCGAGAACCGGCTGCCGAAATTCCTCGGCTACTTCGATCGCGTGCTCGAACAGAATCCGCACGAGAACGGTTATATCGCGGGTAACGCGCTCAGCTATGCGGATCTGACGATGTTCCAGCTGATCGAGGGCCTGCGCTATGCGTTTCCGAAAGCGATGAAGCGCGCGGAGCGCAAGATCGCGGCGCTCGTCGCGCTGCACGATCGCGTCGCGCAGCACCCGCCCGTCGCGCGTTACCTGGAATCGGAGCGCCGCATCCCGTTCAACGACATGGGGATCTTCCGGCACTATCCGGAGCTCGACAAGTAA